A genomic region of Campylobacter corcagiensis contains the following coding sequences:
- the upp gene encoding uracil phosphoribosyltransferase: protein MKNIFKISHPLIEHKISILRDKNTDPFQFRMLIDEITYLLLFEASRDLELKSAKIDTPVATADGKKLSTKIMICPILRAALGMLDAVFKLIPAASVGFLGFQRNEETLDAEFFYAKLPSDYKQRTAYIIDPMFATGGTAIDAVKFLREKGVKDIKFISIIAAPDGLERFNKIYPDVEVYVAAIDKGLNEKGYIVPGLGDAGDRVFNTNS, encoded by the coding sequence ATGAAAAATATTTTTAAAATTTCACATCCATTAATAGAGCATAAAATCTCTATTTTAAGAGATAAAAACACTGATCCATTTCAGTTTAGAATGCTAATAGATGAGATAACATATCTCTTGCTTTTTGAAGCTAGCAGAGATTTAGAGCTTAAAAGCGCTAAAATCGATACTCCAGTTGCCACAGCTGATGGCAAAAAATTATCAACAAAAATTATGATTTGTCCGATTTTAAGGGCCGCTCTTGGTATGCTTGATGCTGTATTTAAACTTATTCCTGCAGCAAGTGTAGGGTTTTTAGGATTTCAAAGAAATGAAGAAACTCTTGATGCTGAATTTTTCTACGCTAAACTTCCAAGTGACTATAAACAAAGAACCGCCTACATTATAGATCCGATGTTTGCAACAGGTGGAACAGCAATTGATGCTGTTAAATTTCTAAGAGAAAAAGGTGTAAAAGATATAAAATTTATCTCTATAATCGCAGCTCCAGACGGCCTAGAAAGATTTAATAAAATTTATCCAGATGTTGAGGTTTATGTAGCAGCCATAGATAAAGGACTAAATGAAAAAGGATATATCGTTCCAGGATTAGGTGATGCGGGTGATAGGGTCTTTAACACAAATAGCTAA
- a CDS encoding nicotinate phosphoribosyltransferase: MRALFTDFYQLSMMQGYFFSKPKEVAVFDMYFRKAPSGGAYAILCGINEVIEYIQELKFSPDDIAYLKKSGYFKDEFLEYLKSFKFSGEIYAIDEGSIVFAHEPLIRVRANILEAQLIETAILNTVNFQTLIATKASRVCESAKNASVMEFGLRRAQGRSAGLYGAKAAFVGGCIGTSNVEAAAKFNLPALGTHSHSWVQSFDSELESFRAYAKMYPNATLLLVDTYDVLNSGLPNAITVFKELRDKGHEPLGIRIDSGDLEYLTKEARKMLDDAGFKDAKITASNDLDEYAIEHLYQSGAKIDSYGVGTKLITSQDSPSLGGVYKLSGVERNSKVEPKIKISNDPRKINNPGLKQVFRFYDKDTHKALADVICLDGESFENLESLEIFHPLYTYKRYKLQNFYTKKLLKPLFENGKFVGEKKSVKDIAQTTKSEKQSMWSEYLRNVKPPTYKVDLSQKLWDIRENLLTKHRS; encoded by the coding sequence ATGAGAGCGTTATTTACAGACTTCTATCAACTTAGTATGATGCAAGGCTACTTTTTTAGTAAACCTAAAGAAGTAGCTGTTTTTGATATGTATTTTAGAAAAGCCCCAAGTGGCGGGGCTTATGCTATTTTATGTGGTATAAATGAAGTTATAGAGTATATACAAGAGCTTAAATTTAGCCCTGATGATATAGCTTATCTAAAAAAGAGTGGGTATTTTAAAGATGAGTTTTTAGAGTATCTTAAGAGCTTTAAATTTAGTGGTGAAATTTATGCGATAGATGAGGGAAGTATCGTTTTTGCTCATGAGCCACTAATCCGCGTAAGAGCTAATATCTTAGAAGCTCAGTTAATAGAAACTGCTATTTTAAATACCGTAAATTTTCAAACCCTAATCGCTACTAAAGCTTCAAGAGTATGTGAAAGTGCAAAAAATGCTAGCGTTATGGAATTTGGACTAAGAAGAGCACAAGGTAGAAGTGCAGGACTATATGGAGCAAAAGCAGCTTTTGTAGGTGGCTGTATAGGCACATCAAATGTCGAAGCAGCCGCTAAATTTAACTTACCAGCACTTGGAACGCACTCTCACTCATGGGTTCAAAGCTTTGATAGCGAGCTAGAAAGCTTTAGAGCATACGCAAAAATGTATCCTAACGCCACTCTTTTGTTAGTTGATACATATGATGTTTTAAATAGTGGTCTTCCAAATGCCATTACTGTTTTTAAAGAGTTGAGAGATAAAGGTCACGAGCCGCTTGGAATTCGCATAGACTCAGGAGATTTAGAATATTTAACCAAAGAAGCTAGAAAGATGCTTGATGATGCTGGTTTTAAAGATGCTAAAATAACAGCGTCAAATGACTTAGATGAGTATGCAATCGAACACCTTTATCAAAGTGGTGCTAAAATAGATAGTTACGGCGTTGGTACAAAGCTTATAACTTCGCAAGATAGCCCGAGTTTAGGCGGGGTTTATAAGCTAAGTGGAGTTGAAAGAAATTCCAAAGTAGAGCCAAAAATAAAAATTTCAAACGATCCTAGAAAGATAAATAACCCAGGGCTTAAGCAGGTGTTTAGATTTTATGATAAAGATACTCACAAGGCTTTAGCCGATGTTATATGCTTAGATGGTGAGAGCTTTGAAAATTTAGAAAGCTTAGAGATTTTTCACCCTTTATACACATACAAAAGATATAAACTTCAAAATTTCTATACCAAAAAACTTCTAAAACCACTGTTTGAAAATGGCAAATTTGTAGGAGAAAAAAAGAGCGTAAAAGATATAGCTCAAACAACTAAATCTGAAAAACAGAGCATGTGGAGTGAGTATCTAAGAAATGTTAAACCACCAACATACAAAGTGGATTTATCTCAAAAACTTTGGGATATAAGAGAGAATTTACTAACAAAACATAGGAGTTAG
- a CDS encoding malic enzyme-like NAD(P)-binding protein: MAKYTKEEALNYHIGGKISVEVKTPFESSKDLTLAYSPGVAEPCKEIDGNADLAYKYTNKSNLVAVISNGTAVLGLGDIGAQASKPVMEGKAVLFKKFAGVDAFDIEIDEKDPNKIIEICKAISPTFGGINLEDIKAPECFEIEKRLKAETNIPVMHDDQHGTAIITTAGLINALEISGKKASDLKVVVSGSGAAGIACAKMYQQIGVKNIIMLDSKGVIHSGRENLSPEKAYFAIDTDARTLEDAIKDADMFLGLSKGGVLTKDMVKSMASNPIIFALANPVPEIYPEDVHSIRDDAMVGTGRSDYPNQVNNVLGFPYIFRGALDVQAKFITEEMKMAAAKALADLAKEPVPADVCEKMGVDKISFGKDYIIPNPFDKRVLFAVAPAVAKAAFDAGVTRVKEFDENSYRDSLKNIKL; the protein is encoded by the coding sequence ATGGCAAAATACACAAAAGAAGAAGCTTTAAACTACCATATAGGTGGAAAGATAAGTGTTGAGGTTAAGACTCCTTTTGAGAGCTCTAAGGATTTAACTTTGGCTTATAGTCCAGGTGTTGCTGAACCTTGCAAAGAGATAGATGGTAATGCAGATTTGGCTTACAAGTATACAAATAAGTCAAATTTAGTAGCAGTTATTAGTAATGGTACAGCAGTTTTAGGTCTTGGTGATATTGGTGCGCAAGCATCAAAACCAGTTATGGAAGGAAAAGCGGTTTTATTTAAGAAATTTGCAGGCGTTGATGCTTTTGATATTGAGATAGATGAGAAAGATCCAAATAAGATAATTGAAATTTGTAAAGCTATATCTCCAACTTTTGGTGGCATAAATCTAGAAGATATAAAAGCTCCAGAGTGCTTTGAGATAGAAAAAAGATTAAAAGCAGAAACTAATATTCCAGTTATGCACGATGACCAGCACGGAACTGCTATCATAACAACAGCTGGACTTATCAATGCTTTAGAAATAAGTGGTAAAAAAGCTAGTGATTTAAAAGTTGTAGTTAGTGGAAGTGGTGCAGCAGGAATAGCATGCGCTAAGATGTATCAGCAAATCGGAGTTAAAAATATTATAATGCTTGATTCAAAAGGTGTTATTCATAGTGGTAGGGAGAATTTAAGTCCTGAAAAAGCTTACTTTGCCATAGATACAGACGCTAGAACTTTAGAAGATGCTATAAAAGATGCGGATATGTTTTTAGGTTTAAGTAAAGGTGGAGTTTTAACAAAAGATATGGTAAAAAGCATGGCAAGTAATCCAATAATCTTTGCTTTAGCTAACCCAGTACCTGAAATTTATCCTGAAGATGTTCATAGTATTAGGGATGATGCTATGGTAGGAACAGGAAGAAGTGATTATCCAAATCAAGTTAATAATGTCTTAGGGTTTCCTTATATATTTAGAGGTGCTCTTGATGTTCAAGCTAAATTTATAACTGAAGAGATGAAAATGGCAGCTGCTAAAGCTTTAGCGGATTTGGCAAAAGAGCCAGTTCCAGCTGATGTTTGTGAAAAAATGGGTGTAGATAAGATTAGCTTTGGTAAAGACTATATTATTCCAAATCCATTTGATAAAAGAGTACTTTTTGCAGTAGCACCAGCAGTTGCAAAAGCAGCCTTTGATGCAGGGGTTACAAGGGTTAAAGAATTTGATGAAAATTCTTATAGAGATAGCCTTAAAAACATAAAATTATGA
- the gltX gene encoding glutamate--tRNA ligase, with protein sequence MTKKIITRFAPSPTGYLHIGGLRTALYNYLYARANGGKFLLRIEDTDFKRNKIEATKAILEAFEWTGLDFDGTVEYQSERMEIYKKYIQKLLDEGKAYKCYMSKEELDDLRNEQIARKERPRYDGRYRDFKGTPPAGIDPVIRIKAPTSGTIEFVDGVKGEVKFEVADMIDDFVIARSDKSPIYNFTVVIDDALMGVTDVIRGDDHLSNTPKQIILYNALGFEVPKFYHVAMINGSDGAKLSKRHGATDVMEYKKMGYLPEALLNFLVRLGWSHGDDEIFSMDELKEFFDPNNLSKSASTFNQSKLEWLNQHYIKEASFERLKDELKEFGVNLDPVKHAKLLVDSLRERSTTLVEMANSALNILKAPTTYDQKAYKKFIKPQSIELLEKYSEILGDNDLDTRIYEEITVKFLDENSAKLKDIAQPLRVAITGTSVSPGIFEVMEIIGTTELKNRISNLLEFSKNSSI encoded by the coding sequence ATGACTAAAAAGATAATTACTCGTTTTGCACCTTCTCCTACTGGATATCTTCACATAGGAGGATTAAGAACTGCGCTTTATAACTATTTATACGCTAGAGCAAATGGCGGTAAATTTTTGCTTCGTATTGAAGATACGGATTTTAAAAGAAATAAAATAGAAGCTACAAAGGCAATACTTGAAGCTTTTGAGTGGACAGGACTGGATTTTGATGGAACTGTAGAGTATCAAAGTGAGAGAATGGAAATTTATAAAAAATATATCCAAAAGCTACTTGATGAAGGTAAAGCTTATAAATGTTATATGAGTAAAGAAGAGCTTGACGATTTAAGGAATGAGCAAATTGCAAGAAAAGAAAGACCTAGATATGATGGTAGATACCGCGATTTTAAAGGAACTCCACCAGCTGGAATAGATCCTGTTATAAGGATAAAAGCTCCAACAAGCGGAACGATTGAGTTTGTGGATGGAGTAAAAGGCGAAGTTAAATTTGAAGTTGCTGATATGATTGATGATTTTGTTATCGCAAGAAGTGATAAAAGCCCGATTTATAACTTTACTGTAGTAATTGATGATGCATTAATGGGCGTAACTGATGTGATACGCGGCGATGATCACCTTTCAAATACTCCAAAACAGATCATTCTTTACAATGCACTTGGTTTTGAAGTTCCTAAATTCTACCATGTCGCAATGATAAATGGAAGCGATGGTGCAAAGCTATCTAAAAGGCATGGTGCAACTGATGTGATGGAGTATAAAAAGATGGGCTATTTGCCAGAAGCACTTCTAAATTTCTTAGTAAGACTTGGCTGGAGTCATGGTGATGATGAGATATTTAGCATGGATGAGCTTAAAGAGTTTTTTGATCCTAATAATCTTAGCAAATCCGCAAGTACATTTAACCAAAGCAAACTTGAGTGGCTAAATCAGCATTATATAAAAGAGGCAAGTTTTGAGCGTTTAAAAGATGAGTTAAAAGAATTTGGGGTAAATTTAGACCCTGTAAAGCACGCTAAGCTTTTAGTTGATAGCTTAAGAGAGAGAAGTACTACTTTAGTTGAGATGGCAAATTCAGCTTTAAATATCCTAAAAGCGCCAACAACTTATGACCAAAAAGCTTATAAAAAATTTATAAAGCCACAAAGCATAGAGCTTTTAGAAAAATATAGCGAAATTTTAGGCGATAACGACCTTGATACTAGAATTTATGAAGAGATAACTGTGAAATTCTTAGATGAAAATTCAGCCAAACTAAAAGACATCGCTCAGCCTTTAAGGGTTGCTATAACTGGCACAAGTGTAAGTCCTGGAATATTTGAAGTAATGGAAATAATTGGCACTACTGAACTTAAAAATAGAATATCAAATTTACTGGAATTTAGTAAAAATAGCTCCATTTAG
- a CDS encoding SurA N-terminal domain-containing protein: MKKKLLFIVAFAFSISNAAPVNWVVTKVNNEPITNYEVTQMMKMMKTNDKNRALEALINQKLQISEIKKQDIAAAPFEIDQQIQRMAKANGVSVEKFKARAKNNGISEAELRDETAKSIKQSKLLGNVFARADERVKPEDALNFYNQNKMLFMNFSAVNATRYAAQTKQEIVDVTRGKFGPKVFSHKITIPRAQLNNETAYVFMNMKNGAFTPVMQNPQGYWEVLRVDSKSGMVAKSFEEVKPQILNMMAEKERAKAAESYFEKLKAEAVIEHVNR; the protein is encoded by the coding sequence ATGAAAAAAAAGTTACTTTTTATAGTCGCGTTTGCATTTAGCATATCTAACGCAGCACCAGTAAATTGGGTAGTTACAAAGGTTAATAATGAGCCTATTACGAACTACGAAGTTACTCAGATGATGAAAATGATGAAAACAAATGATAAAAACAGAGCCCTTGAAGCTCTCATTAATCAAAAGCTTCAAATTTCAGAGATAAAAAAGCAAGATATTGCAGCAGCACCATTTGAAATAGACCAACAAATTCAAAGAATGGCAAAAGCAAATGGAGTAAGCGTGGAGAAATTTAAAGCAAGAGCTAAAAACAACGGCATAAGCGAAGCTGAACTTAGAGATGAAACTGCCAAAAGTATAAAACAAAGCAAACTCTTAGGAAATGTTTTTGCTAGGGCTGATGAGAGAGTAAAGCCTGAAGATGCACTAAATTTTTATAACCAAAACAAGATGCTTTTTATGAATTTCTCAGCGGTTAATGCAACAAGATATGCAGCTCAAACAAAGCAAGAGATCGTAGATGTAACTAGAGGAAAATTTGGACCAAAAGTTTTTAGCCATAAAATAACAATCCCAAGAGCGCAGCTAAACAACGAAACAGCTTATGTGTTTATGAATATGAAAAATGGTGCTTTTACTCCTGTAATGCAAAATCCTCAAGGATACTGGGAAGTGCTAAGGGTTGACTCAAAAAGCGGAATGGTTGCAAAAAGCTTTGAAGAAGTTAAGCCTCAAATTCTAAACATGATGGCTGAAAAAGAAAGAGCAAAAGCAGCTGAAAGTTACTTTGAAAAGCTTAAGGCTGAAGCTGTTATTGAACATGTAAACAGATAA